GCTTCAGCAAGTGCTGTTTCTGTAACAGGAGACCAATAAATTGGTTTAGATCCTTTGAATATATATCCATTTTTATATAATTCTCCAAATACTTCTAATTGTTTTGCTTCATATTCTGGAGCTAATGTTAAATACGGATTATCCCATTCTCCTAAAACTCCAAGTCTTATAAATCCTTCTTTTTGAATATTTACCCATTTTTTAGCATATTTAGTACATTTTTCTCTAATTTTTAATGGAGACATAGTTTTCATTTTTTCTCCAAGTTCTTCACTTACTTTTAATTCTATTGGAAGACCATGTGTATCCCATCCTGGTATATATGGTGCATTATATCCTGTAAGTCTTTTATATTTTAATATTATATCTTTTAGAACCTTATTTAAAGCATGCCCAATATGGATATTTCCATTTGCATATGGTGGTCCATCGTGTAATATAAAAGATGGTTTATTAAAATCTAATCCCTTCTCATATATATTTTTTTTAGACCAATCTCTAACCATTAATGGTTCTTTATTTGGTAAATTTGCTTTCATCTGAAAGTTTGTTTTTGGCAGGTTTAATGTTTTACCATAATCCTTTTTTTCCATTTAATTCTCCTCCTTGAGTATATTTAAAGTTATTTTAACGGTTGTTCCAATTTGTGGTTTGGAGTAAATTTTAACTACTCCTTTACAATCTTTTATTACTCTTTTTACAAGGGGAAGACCCAAACCTGGAGCATCCTCTTTATAAGTAATAAACGGTTGAAAAACTAAATCTAGTTTTTCCTCAGACATTCCTATTCCATTATCTTTTATGTCTATTTTAAGTTTATTTGAATGTTTATCTCTAATCACTACAATATCAATTTTTTTTATCACTTTATTATTTTCTAAAACTGCGTCATAAGCATTTTTTAATAATTCCATAAATACTCTTCTAAGTCTTTTATCATTTCCTAAAATATCACCTGTGTAACTTATAAATGATGATATCAATACTTTATTATCTTCAGATAATGATGCTTTAAACTCTGATATTACTTCTGGTATCAAATGCTCTATGTTAACTTCTTCTATTTTTTCTCTATCTGATGGGTTAGAGTATTCCATTAAAATTTTATTTATTTGTTTCATTTGTTCTACTCTACCTTCAATTTCTTTAATGTTTTCTGCTATATTATTATAGTCTCTATTTTTCGTATTTTCTAAAATTCTTAACAATTTATTAAGAGCTTCTTCTCTATTATTCAAAAATCTTTCAGCTACTTTACTTATTGTTATATTTCTTTCTAGCTCTATTTTTTCTTCTTCTTCTACTTTACTTCTAAATTTTATAGAAATATTCATTAAAAGTAATTTTAATAATTCAATATCTTCTTCAGATATTTCTTTTTCTTTTATATAATAATCAAAAACCATAACTCCGGTGTAATAGTCTATATTATAAACAGGAAATATTAAAAAATTATTTAATCCTAAACTATTAAACAAATCATTTCCTAAATTATATTTATAACCCTTGCTATTATAATATTTTATTTCTCTATTTTTTAGAGCACTTGATATTATATTCTCACTCGAGAAAGGTATTTTTATAAGTTGAACTATTTCGTCTAATTCTTTAATTTGAAATTTAAATCCACCCTTTTTTTCTTTAAGAATATCATTATTTATTTCTAAAATATGAGAATTTATTTTTGCTTGTTCTCCAATAAGAGCATCTCTTTCTCTACTATATCTAAAGAACATTCCTCTACTAAAACCTAAACCTAATTCTGATATAAAGGCTGTCATTACTTTTTGAACAATCTTAGTTACATCTTCCTCAGTTTGAACCTCTAAAATTAACTGCTCTATTGTATTCATTTTTCTTAAATTCTCTTTTAATTTTTTATTTCTTTGTTTTAATGTTCTTTGATTATCTTCTAATTTTCTAAGCATACGCTTTATTGCTACTGCTAATGTTTTAATCTCTCCATTAGTATTATCTAATCTTATCCTAGTTGAGTAATTTCCTTCACTAATTTTTTCTGCTGATTCTGTAATTCCCTTTAATGGCCATAATAATTTTTGTAACATTTTAGCAAAAATTGTTGTACTTAACATTATCAAAGTAATTACAATTATAGTTATAAATAATCCTATAATAAACTTTGTAGTAAATAATTTTTCCCTTGAAATAGCTACTCCAAAACATCCAACATTATTATCATGATAATCTTTTAAAGATAAAACACCTAAATAATATGGTATCTTTCCTATTTTCTTTTTACTATAATAGTATTTATATCTATTTGCTTTTAAAGTTTCTAGATTTTGTTTACTAATTATTTCTTTGTCTAGACTATCCTTAAAATCTCCTGTTACATAAGAGTCCCCTATAAATGCAAATATTTTATCTGATGACCCCAATTCTATATACTGTTTTATATATTGCAAAACATTTAACTCAAAAGGAATCGAAGCTACTATATATTCTTTTCTCTTAGTCATATTATTTTTATAACTATATATTATTCTTGAATAAGCTTTCTCGCCTTTTTTTATAATATAACTTTCTTTTGCCCCTAATCCTTCTAAACTTTTACTAGTAATATTTATTCCTGTATTAAATACTTCTTTATCTCCAGTAAATCCTAATATTTTTCCTTGGTCATTGAGCATAGCTATTTCTATTTTGTAGTATTTTTGAAAATTTCCTTTAACAAGTTCATTTTTCAAAATATAAGAAAGTATTTTATAACTACTATTATTTTGTCTTAAGCGAATAAAATCATCTTCTCTTGAAATTTTATTAATGTCTTCTCTTACACTAGTTAAATAGTTATTATAAGCTTTTTCAACTATATATATTTTCTCTCGAGACATATCCACTAGCCTTGACTCCATGTCTTCATAAGTTATAAAGGTTGTTATCAAAGCTACTGCTAAAGATGTTATTATTATTGCTATATTATTGTAAAATATTATTTTTACAAGAAGAGAATCTCTATTTATTTTCATAATAATTCCTCTTAAATATAATTATTTTGTCTTTCTTGTTAACCCAACTCTTTGTCTTGCCATATCAATATCTTTTACTTTTACTTTTATTATTTCACCTACTGAAAGCTCTTTACTAGGATCACTTACAAACTTATCTGATATTTCTGAAATGTGAAGTAATGCATCATTTTTTAACCCAATATCTACAAAAGCTCCAAATTTAACTACATTTCTTACTGTACCTTCTAATTCCATTCCTGGTTTTAAATTATCTATCTTTAATATATCTGATTTTAAAAGTGGTTTTGCTAATTCATCTCTAGGATCACGTCTATCTTTTATTAATGCATCATAAATATCTTTTACAGTTTCATTCCCATAATCTTTTTCTTTTGCAAAATTATCAATTTTAAATACTTTTAATTTTTCTCTACTAATATCTAAAGTCTCTCTATATTCTTTTAAAGAAATATCATTTTTTTCTAAAATTTCTTCTGCTATTTTGTAAGATTCTGGATGTATTATAGTACTATCTAAAATATTTTTTCCATCTTCGATTATTAAGAAACCTGCCATTTGTTCATAAGCTTTTTTCCCAACACCCTTTACTTTTAATAATTGTTTTCTATTTTCAAAATTTCCATTTTCTTTTCTATAATCAACAATATTCTTAGCTATATTTTTTTTAATTCCTGATACATGTTCTAGTAATGCCCAAGAAGCTGTATTTACATTTATTCCAATATTATTTACCACTGACTCTATAACTTCATTTAAAGATTCAGTTAAACGTTTTTGATCAACATCATGTTGATACATTCCAACACCTATAGATTTAGGGTCTATTTTAACTAGCTCTCCTAAAGGATCTTGTATTCTTCTAGCTATTGAAATTGCTCCTCTTACCGTTACATCCAAATCAGGAAATTCTTCATTAGCAAGTTTAGATGCGGAATAAACTGAAGCACCTGCTTCATTCGTAATTATATACCTAGTATCTTTTTTTGCTTCACCTATAACTTTAGCTACAAAACCTTCTGTTTCTCTAGAAGCTGTTCCATTCCCTATTGAAATAATATCTATATCATATTTATCTATATATTTTAAAATCTTATTTTTTGATATTTCTAAATTTTTAGGAGAATCCATTGCTTCTACTAAACGGAAAACATCATTATCTACATAAAATCCATTTTTATCAACTATCGCTACCTTACATCCAGTTCTATATCCTGGATCTAAACCTAAAATATTTTTTTCTTTTAATGGTGGTTGAAGAAGTAGATTTTTCAAATTTTCTTTAAAGATATCTATTGCTTCTATCTCACTTTTATCAGTTAAAATATTTCTTACTTCTCTTTCTATTGAAGGAAGAATTAGTCTATCTAAAGAATCTTTAACTATAGACTCATGAATTTCTCTAAGTCCATTATTAGAAAATCCTCCTAAAATTATATTTTCTATTTTAGTCCTTATATTATCCTCTGTTTTTATATTAACTTTTAATATATCTTCTTTTTCACCTCTATTAAGGGCTAATACTCTATGAGATAATATAGTTTTTATTGATTCTGAATATTCATAATAATCTGCATAAACCTTCTTTTCATCCAATTCTTCTGCTTTTTTAGTTTTTTTAGAATATACTAACCCTTCTTTCAATAAAATACTTCTTATTCTTTCTCTATATTCTGCTTGCTCAGATATTCCTTGAGCAACTATAAGTTTTGCACCTTCTACAGCTTCTTCAACTGTATTTACTTCATCATTTATATATTTTTTAGCATTATTTAAAAAATCTTCTAAATTTTTTGCTAAGTATACATATTGAGATAATGGTTCTAATCCTTTTTCTATAGCTTTATCTGCTTTAGTTTTTCTTCTTTTTTTATAAGGTAAGTATAAATCTTCTACCTCTTGTAACTTTTCAGCTGTTAAAATTTTATTTTTTAAATCATCTGATAGTTTTCCTTGTTCTTCAATTGAAGATAAAACTTCTTGCTTTCTTTTTTCTAAATTTCTTAAATAAGTTACTGACTTTAAAATATCCCCTATTTGATTTTCATCAAGATTCCCAGTAACTTCTTTTCTATATCTAGATATAAATGGAACTGTTGCCCCCTCATCTAAAAGCTTTACAGTACTTTCTATTTGAGAGATTTTTATTCCTAATTCTTTGCTAATAATTTTAAAAAGATTATCCATACTTTCTCCTTTACCAAGCTATAACTAATATTTAATAAAACTATACTATTATATCATATTTTGATTTCGATTTCTATTTATAACATTTATTAAAAAAGACAACCTATAAAGGCTGTCTTATTCTTATTTCTAGTATAATTCTTACTATTTTTTTAATTCTTCAAATTTAGCCCATACTCCAGCTTTAGTTAATAAAGATTTTACTGTTCTTGTTGGTTGAGCTCCATTTTGTAAGTGTTTTAAAATTTCTTCTTCTTTTAATTCAACTCTAGAGTCTTCTAAAGGAAAATAGTTTCCTAAATATGCTACTGCTTTACCATCTCTTTTTGATAAATTCTCCATAGCTACTACTCTGTATATTGGATTTTTTCTGCTTCCTAATCTTGTTAATCTTATTTTTAACATTTTCTCACTCCTTATTTTTTAATTTATTATATTTTTATTTATTCTTTAAAAAAACTTCTTTCTTCCTCTTCCCATTCCCATAGGCATTTTAGGCATTCCTGCGCCTAAGTTTGGCATTTTTCCAGAACTTAACATTTTCATCATATTTTTCATTTGTGAAAATTGCTTTAATAACTTATTAATATCGGAAACATCTGTTCCACTACCTTTAGCTATTCTTAATTTTCTACTAGCCTTTAATATCTCTGGTTTTTTTCTTTCTTGCAATGTCATTGATTGAATAATCGCTTCTGTCTTTTTCATTTCTTTTTCAGCTGGAGCTAAATCTCCTAAATCCGAATTCATTCCTGGAATCATTTTTAAAATACTTCCAAGTGGTCCCATCTTCTTTATTGTTTGTAGCTGTTTTAAGAAATCATTCAAATCAAATTGTTGTGTCTTTATTTTTTCTTCAAGAGATTTAACATCTTTTTCATCAACAACCTCTTGAGCTTTTTCAACTAAAGAAACAACGTCTCCCATCCCTAAAATCCTTGAAGCTAATCTTTCAGGATGAAATAATTCTAAATCTGCTATTTTTTCTCCAACCCCTACAAATTTAATAGGTTTTCCTACAACAGACTTAATGGAAAGAGCAGCTCCTCCTCTTGTATCTCCATCAAATTTAGTAAGTACTATTCCATCTATATTTAATTTATCATTAAAATTTTTAGCTAAATTTACCGCATCTTGACCTATCATAGCATCTACTACTAATAATATTTCTTGAGGTCTTACTGCTTTTTTTATATCTCCCAATTCATCCATAAGATTTTCATCTATGTGAAGTCTTCCAGCAGTATCTATTATCATATATGAATAATTATTAGCTCTTGCTTGTCCAAAAGCTTTTTTAGATATATCAATTGGATCTTTATTTCCCTCATCTATATAAGCAGGTATATTTATTTGCTTAGCTAACACTTCTAACTGTTTCATTGCTGCAGGTCTATATACGTCAGCAGCTACTAGATAAGGAGTTTCTCCATCTTTTCTCAGTTTATTTGCTAATTTTGCAGCAAAAGTTGTTTTACCTGCCCCTTGAAGTCCTGCAAGCATTATTACTGTAGGATTTTTAACTCCCTTAGTTAATCTAGAATTTGTTCCTCCTAGCAACTCAACTAATTCATCATTAACAATCTTTATAAATTGCTGTCCAGGATTTATCCCTCTTAAAACTTCTGTTCCTATGGCTTTTTCTTGAATTTTTTTTATAAAATCTTTAACCACTTTATAATTTACATCAGCTTCAAGTAACGACATTTTAACTTCTTTTAAAGCTTCTTTTATATTTTCTTCGCTTAGCTTTCCATGACCTCTTACTTTTTTAAAAATATCTTGAAATCTATTCCCTAAGTTCTCTAACATATTTTCTCCTAATTTAACTTAATTCTTCAATAATATCTTCTAAATTTTCTTTTTTAAAATCTTCTCTCAAATTTAAAAGCTTCTTATAAATTCTTCTATCTTTTTTATAAAAACCTAATTTTTGTTCATATGTCTTTAAAATTTTAACCCCTCTTTTTATATTATCATGAACAGCCTGCCTAGTTATTCCATTTTCTTCTGCTATCTCTGTAAATGATAAATCTTTATCAAAATACCCTATTAGATATTTTTTTTGTTTTTCGCTCAATAGAGGTTTATAATACTCTAAAAGTATTCCTATCTCAATAATTTCATTTAATTCCATGTTATCACCAAGATATTATATTCATTTTTCATCTTTTTGTCAAGTGTTTTATGTTTACATCTCTATTATTTTTTGTATATTTTTACAGATACTATCAACTATTTCTCCTGTAATCCCCCATATCATTTCGCCTTCATAAGGATATAAAAACACTCTTCTTTCCTTTCCCCAAGGTTCACAATATATACTTGGTAATCCTAATTCCTTTGCTGGAAAATTTATGTTTTTCCCATTTTTATTAAAAGATGGAATGTTTTCAACCATAACTTTTTCTACTATAGGTTTATTCTTCATAAAGTATTCTAAAGGAACTAAAAAAACTTTATCTACTTCATCTTTATTTATATCTAGTTCATCAAAAGAAAAATTATCTATATAACCTATATTAACTTGAATTATTACTCCTGTAGGTATCACTAATGTCCCATATTTTCTTTTTCTTTTTATTCTTTCTGGTTTTATTCCTATTTCTTCAAATGTTTCTCTTAAGGCTGTTTCCATAGAGACTTTATCTCTTTTTTCCTTAACTCCTCCTGGAAAAGAAACTTCTCCACCTTGACTTATTGACTCTGCACGTTTCTCAAACAAAATATTAACTTTCCCCTCAAATTCACAAAATAAAACTAATACTGAAGAATTAATATTTCTTTCGCTTCCTATTATTATATTTTCTCTTTCCTCATTATCTAAAAATTTTTCTATTATACATTCTTTTAACATTAGGCATCACTTCCTTATATCATATAAGTATATAGTTATATAATACCATCTTAATTACATAATTTCTATCTATAATATAAAAAAGAAGCCTACTTTTTTGTAGACT
This DNA window, taken from Fusobacterium sp. JB019, encodes the following:
- a CDS encoding ATP-binding protein → MKINRDSLLVKIIFYNNIAIIITSLAVALITTFITYEDMESRLVDMSREKIYIVEKAYNNYLTSVREDINKISREDDFIRLRQNNSSYKILSYILKNELVKGNFQKYYKIEIAMLNDQGKILGFTGDKEVFNTGINITSKSLEGLGAKESYIIKKGEKAYSRIIYSYKNNMTKRKEYIVASIPFELNVLQYIKQYIELGSSDKIFAFIGDSYVTGDFKDSLDKEIISKQNLETLKANRYKYYYSKKKIGKIPYYLGVLSLKDYHDNNVGCFGVAISREKLFTTKFIIGLFITIIVITLIMLSTTIFAKMLQKLLWPLKGITESAEKISEGNYSTRIRLDNTNGEIKTLAVAIKRMLRKLEDNQRTLKQRNKKLKENLRKMNTIEQLILEVQTEEDVTKIVQKVMTAFISELGLGFSRGMFFRYSRERDALIGEQAKINSHILEINNDILKEKKGGFKFQIKELDEIVQLIKIPFSSENIISSALKNREIKYYNSKGYKYNLGNDLFNSLGLNNFLIFPVYNIDYYTGVMVFDYYIKEKEISEEDIELLKLLLMNISIKFRSKVEEEEKIELERNITISKVAERFLNNREEALNKLLRILENTKNRDYNNIAENIKEIEGRVEQMKQINKILMEYSNPSDREKIEEVNIEHLIPEVISEFKASLSEDNKVLISSFISYTGDILGNDKRLRRVFMELLKNAYDAVLENNKVIKKIDIVVIRDKHSNKLKIDIKDNGIGMSEEKLDLVFQPFITYKEDAPGLGLPLVKRVIKDCKGVVKIYSKPQIGTTVKITLNILKEEN
- a CDS encoding Tex family protein, which gives rise to MDNLFKIISKELGIKISQIESTVKLLDEGATVPFISRYRKEVTGNLDENQIGDILKSVTYLRNLEKRKQEVLSSIEEQGKLSDDLKNKILTAEKLQEVEDLYLPYKKRRKTKADKAIEKGLEPLSQYVYLAKNLEDFLNNAKKYINDEVNTVEEAVEGAKLIVAQGISEQAEYRERIRSILLKEGLVYSKKTKKAEELDEKKVYADYYEYSESIKTILSHRVLALNRGEKEDILKVNIKTEDNIRTKIENIILGGFSNNGLREIHESIVKDSLDRLILPSIEREVRNILTDKSEIEAIDIFKENLKNLLLQPPLKEKNILGLDPGYRTGCKVAIVDKNGFYVDNDVFRLVEAMDSPKNLEISKNKILKYIDKYDIDIISIGNGTASRETEGFVAKVIGEAKKDTRYIITNEAGASVYSASKLANEEFPDLDVTVRGAISIARRIQDPLGELVKIDPKSIGVGMYQHDVDQKRLTESLNEVIESVVNNIGINVNTASWALLEHVSGIKKNIAKNIVDYRKENGNFENRKQLLKVKGVGKKAYEQMAGFLIIEDGKNILDSTIIHPESYKIAEEILEKNDISLKEYRETLDISREKLKVFKIDNFAKEKDYGNETVKDIYDALIKDRRDPRDELAKPLLKSDILKIDNLKPGMELEGTVRNVVKFGAFVDIGLKNDALLHISEISDKFVSDPSKELSVGEIIKVKVKDIDMARQRVGLTRKTK
- the rpsP gene encoding 30S ribosomal protein S16, which encodes MLKIRLTRLGSRKNPIYRVVAMENLSKRDGKAVAYLGNYFPLEDSRVELKEEEILKHLQNGAQPTRTVKSLLTKAGVWAKFEELKK
- the ffh gene encoding signal recognition particle protein, yielding MLENLGNRFQDIFKKVRGHGKLSEENIKEALKEVKMSLLEADVNYKVVKDFIKKIQEKAIGTEVLRGINPGQQFIKIVNDELVELLGGTNSRLTKGVKNPTVIMLAGLQGAGKTTFAAKLANKLRKDGETPYLVAADVYRPAAMKQLEVLAKQINIPAYIDEGNKDPIDISKKAFGQARANNYSYMIIDTAGRLHIDENLMDELGDIKKAVRPQEILLVVDAMIGQDAVNLAKNFNDKLNIDGIVLTKFDGDTRGGAALSIKSVVGKPIKFVGVGEKIADLELFHPERLASRILGMGDVVSLVEKAQEVVDEKDVKSLEEKIKTQQFDLNDFLKQLQTIKKMGPLGSILKMIPGMNSDLGDLAPAEKEMKKTEAIIQSMTLQERKKPEILKASRKLRIAKGSGTDVSDINKLLKQFSQMKNMMKMLSSGKMPNLGAGMPKMPMGMGRGRKKFF
- a CDS encoding sigma factor-like helix-turn-helix DNA-binding protein, encoding MELNEIIEIGILLEYYKPLLSEKQKKYLIGYFDKDLSFTEIAEENGITRQAVHDNIKRGVKILKTYEQKLGFYKKDRRIYKKLLNLREDFKKENLEDIIEELS
- a CDS encoding CoA pyrophosphatase, which codes for MLKECIIEKFLDNEERENIIIGSERNINSSVLVLFCEFEGKVNILFEKRAESISQGGEVSFPGGVKEKRDKVSMETALRETFEEIGIKPERIKRKRKYGTLVIPTGVIIQVNIGYIDNFSFDELDINKDEVDKVFLVPLEYFMKNKPIVEKVMVENIPSFNKNGKNINFPAKELGLPSIYCEPWGKERRVFLYPYEGEMIWGITGEIVDSICKNIQKIIEM